A part of Aegilops tauschii subsp. strangulata cultivar AL8/78 chromosome 2, Aet v6.0, whole genome shotgun sequence genomic DNA contains:
- the LOC109765701 gene encoding CBL-interacting protein kinase 2, whose protein sequence is MGEQKGNILMGKYEMGKMLGQGTFAKVYHARNIETSQSVAIKVTDKEKVLKGGLTDQIKREISVMKLVKHPNIVQMYEVMATKTKIYFVLEHVKGGELFNKVQRGRLKEDAARKYFQQLICAVDFCHSRGVYHRDLKPENLLLDENSNLKVSDFGLSTISECRRLDGLLHTSCGTPAYVAPEVINRKGYDGAKADIWSCGVILFVLLAGYLPFQDKNLMNMYKKIGKAEFKCPSWFSSDIRRLLLRILDPNPSTRISIERIMEHPWFRKGLDAKLLRYNLQAKDAVPAADMTATSDSLSCSNSATEGKEQEAKKLSNLNAFDIISLSTGLDLSGMFEDNDKKRESKFTSTNSASTIVSKIEDIAKCMRLKLVKKDGGMMRMESFKPGRKGVMSIDAEIFEVTPDFHLVELKKTNGDTIEYQKVLNQEMRPALKDIVWAWQGEQQPQPQPQQQPC, encoded by the coding sequence ATGGGAGAGCAGAAGGGGAATATTCTGATGGGGAAGTACGAGATGGGGAAGATGCTCGGGCAGGGGACCTTTGCCAAGGTCTACCATGCCCGCAACATCGAGACCTCGCAGAGCGTTGCCATCAAGGTGACCGACAAGGAGAAGGTTCTGAAGGGCGGGCTCACGGATCAGATCAAGCGCGAGATCTCTGTGATGAAGCTGGTGAAGCACCCAAACATTGTTCAGATGTATGAGGTCATGGCGACCAAAACAAAGATTTACTTTGTGTTGGAGCATGTGAAGGGTGGTGAGCTGTTTAACAAGGTTCAGAGAGGAAGGCTCAAGGAAGATGCTGCAAGGAAGTACTTCCAGCAGCTGATCTGCGCGGTTGACTTTTGTCACAGCAGGGGCGTCTATCACCGTGATTTGAAGCCTGAGAACCTTCTTCTTGATGAGAACAGCAACCTGAAAGTTTCAGATTTCGGTCTCAGTACCATTTCTGAATGCAGAAGGCTTGACGGGTTGCTCCACACATCCTGTGGTACGCCTGCTTATGTTGCTCCTGAAGTAATCAATAGGAAAGGCTATGACGGCGCCAAGGCTGACATCTGGTCATGCGGGGTGATCCTCTTTGTGCTTTTGGCTGGGTATCTCCCTTTCCAAGATAAGAATCTGATGAATATGTATAAGAAGATTGGGAAAGCAGAGTTCAAATGCCCGAGTTGGTTCTCTTCAGACATTCGAAGGCTTCTGCTAAGGATTCTTGATCCTAACCCCAGCACAAGGATCTCGATTGAGAGAATCATGGAACATCCTTGGTTCAGGAAGGGTCTAGATGCAAAGCTGCTCAGATACAATTTACAAGCAAAAGATGCCGTTCCTGCTGCTGACATGACTGCGACTTCTGATTCCTTGAGCTGCAGCAACTCAGCAACAGAGGGCAAGGAACAAGAAGCAAAAAAGCTCTCCAACTTGAATGCTTTTGATATAATCTCCCTCTCAACCGGACTCGACCTCTCCGGTATGTTTGAGGACAATGACAAGAAGAGGGAGTCCAAGTTCACATCCACCAACTCGGCTTCGACGATCGTGTCAAAGATCGAGGACATCGCAAAGTGCATGCGACTGAAGCTCGTCAAGAAAGATGGTGGCATGATGAGGATGGAAAGCTTCAAGCCTGGAAGGAAAGGTGTGATGTCCATTGATGCTGAGATATTCGAGGTCACCCCTGACTTCCATCTCGTGGAGTTGAAGAAGACAAACGGTGATACTATCGAGTACCAGAAGGTCTTGAACCAGGAGATGAGGCCAGCGCTCAAGGACATAGTCTGGGCGTGGCAAGGCGAGCagcagccgcagccgcagccaCAGCAGCAACCATGTTAA